A single genomic interval of Bradyrhizobium japonicum USDA 6 harbors:
- a CDS encoding response regulator transcription factor, translated as MSRELSIAVIDDDDSFRTALLESLDSLGYRARGFPSAEEFLAEGLGSCDCVITDIQMPGMSGLDLKRLLAARGSTMPLIMITARADPDLEAKAIASGAVGFLRKPFATDVLIGCLDNTPNF; from the coding sequence GTGTCAAGAGAGCTCTCAATCGCAGTCATCGATGATGACGACTCGTTCCGCACGGCGCTCCTTGAGTCGCTTGATTCGCTGGGATACCGCGCCCGTGGCTTCCCGTCTGCGGAAGAGTTTCTTGCCGAGGGGCTCGGATCGTGCGACTGCGTCATCACCGATATTCAGATGCCCGGTATGAGCGGGCTCGACCTAAAACGGTTGCTTGCGGCTCGTGGCTCGACGATGCCACTTATCATGATCACCGCGCGCGCGGACCCGGACCTGGAAGCTAAAGCCATAGCCAGCGGCGCTGTCGGCTTTCTCAGAAAGCCATTCGCAACGGATGTTCTGATCGGCTGTCTCGACAACACGCCAAATTTCTGA
- a CDS encoding glycoside hydrolase family 15 protein: MDASSRFEKRFDGPLRIEDYGLIGDCTTAALIGRNGSIDWLCWPRFDSAACFAALLGNRTHGRWSIAPSDLSYKTSRSYRGDTMILETIFTVRNGSFAVIDFMPMNQSASSIIRIVEGRSGHPLVRMELTFRFDYGSAVPWVSQLPDKGGLVAIAGPNLVALRTPVNLKGEDLSTTADFTISSGDRIPFVLTYSPSHRPPPAAMDADLAFNETEVFWQKWSARCTYYGHRREAVMRSLLTLKALTFVETGGIVAAPTTSLPEQVGASRNWDYRYCWVRDATLSLIALMGAGYYEEAVAWRHWFQRAVAGSPHDFQIMYGLSGERRLNEWEVAWLPGYRGSSPVRIGNAASDQLQLDVWGEIADALHVARKSGLAPFVAGRSLQSVALDHLERIWKEPDDGIWEVRGGRRHFTHSKVMAWVAFDRGIKDAEKYGYEAPIDRWRAIRDEIHRTVCARGYNTGRRAFTQSFDSYELDASLLLMPAVGFLPINDPRIARTVAAVERELVSDGLVLRYRTENGVDGLPAGEGAFLACSFWLADVYQMQGRIAKANALLDRLLALRNDLGLFSEEYDTRAGLQVGNFPQAFSHLAMVRTALSLYRDEPLRHAFERDRV; this comes from the coding sequence ATGGATGCCTCCAGTCGATTCGAGAAACGATTTGATGGTCCTTTGCGGATTGAAGACTACGGACTTATCGGTGACTGTACGACGGCGGCTCTGATTGGCAGAAATGGCTCCATTGATTGGCTGTGCTGGCCTCGTTTCGATAGCGCAGCGTGCTTCGCCGCGTTGTTGGGAAACCGAACTCACGGTCGATGGTCGATCGCGCCTTCTGACCTGTCGTACAAGACCTCGCGGTCCTATCGTGGCGATACCATGATACTGGAGACGATTTTTACAGTTCGGAACGGGTCCTTTGCTGTCATCGATTTCATGCCGATGAATCAGTCCGCTTCTTCGATCATCCGCATCGTCGAGGGACGATCGGGCCACCCGCTGGTTCGCATGGAGCTCACGTTTCGCTTCGACTATGGCTCGGCTGTCCCCTGGGTCTCCCAGCTACCCGACAAGGGAGGCCTCGTCGCCATTGCTGGCCCAAACCTTGTTGCGCTGCGAACACCCGTCAATTTGAAAGGAGAAGACCTTTCGACCACCGCCGATTTCACGATTTCCAGCGGCGATAGGATACCGTTTGTCCTCACCTACAGTCCATCGCATCGGCCACCGCCCGCCGCCATGGATGCTGATCTTGCGTTCAACGAGACCGAAGTTTTCTGGCAGAAGTGGTCCGCACGTTGCACTTATTACGGACATCGCCGCGAAGCGGTAATGCGTTCTCTGCTGACGCTGAAGGCGCTAACTTTTGTCGAGACGGGCGGAATTGTCGCCGCACCAACGACCTCATTGCCCGAGCAAGTTGGCGCCTCGCGCAACTGGGACTATCGCTATTGTTGGGTCCGCGATGCGACGCTCTCACTGATCGCCCTGATGGGCGCAGGTTACTACGAGGAAGCTGTAGCTTGGCGCCACTGGTTTCAGCGTGCAGTGGCGGGCAGTCCTCATGATTTTCAAATCATGTACGGTTTAAGCGGCGAACGTCGACTGAATGAGTGGGAGGTCGCTTGGCTTCCGGGCTATCGAGGATCGTCTCCCGTCCGGATTGGCAACGCGGCATCGGACCAGCTGCAACTTGATGTCTGGGGGGAAATAGCGGATGCGCTGCATGTAGCTCGGAAAAGCGGCCTAGCTCCATTCGTCGCGGGGCGGTCGTTGCAAAGCGTCGCACTAGACCACCTGGAAAGAATTTGGAAAGAGCCTGACGACGGTATTTGGGAAGTGCGGGGTGGAAGGCGACATTTTACTCACTCGAAGGTCATGGCGTGGGTCGCGTTTGATCGTGGCATTAAGGACGCGGAGAAATACGGTTATGAGGCGCCGATTGATCGGTGGCGCGCAATCCGCGATGAGATTCATCGCACCGTATGTGCGAGGGGGTATAACACTGGGCGACGGGCCTTCACGCAAAGCTTCGATAGTTATGAATTGGATGCCAGCCTGCTACTGATGCCGGCTGTAGGATTTTTGCCAATTAATGATCCTCGCATTGCTCGAACAGTGGCCGCGGTTGAACGTGAGCTGGTTTCGGACGGGTTGGTGTTGCGCTACAGAACCGAGAATGGCGTGGATGGGCTCCCCGCTGGAGAGGGAGCTTTTCTAGCATGCAGTTTCTGGCTTGCCGACGTGTACCAAATGCAAGGTCGGATCGCAAAAGCAAACGCGCTGCTTGACCGTTTACTCGCTCTGCGTAACGACCTCGGCCTTTTCAGCGAAGAATATGACACCAGAGCCGGGTTGCAGGTTGGCAACTTCCCCCAGGCATTTTCTCATCTCGCGATGGTTCGTACGGCTCTGAGCCTGTATCGCGACGAGCCTTTGCGGCACGCATTTGAAAGAGATCGAGTGTGA
- a CDS encoding response regulator transcription factor → MAPDERPLVHVVDDDASMRDALESLLESLKLETRTYATARDFLASTLTDRPGCIVLDIRLPDMNGLDFHARLIDLGVLLPVIIMTGHGTIPMTVRAMKHGAVDFLPKPFQDQDMIDAVLGAIERDRQRRPVQDKASQIQQRFGTLTPREQEVMLLVAEGKMNKQIAGDLGIREITVKIHRGVAMRKMAAHSLADLVRMTEVLKSKGRS, encoded by the coding sequence ATGGCACCCGACGAGAGGCCGTTAGTGCATGTGGTTGACGATGACGCGTCAATGCGCGACGCGCTCGAGAGTTTGCTTGAGTCATTAAAGCTAGAGACCCGAACGTACGCGACGGCACGCGACTTCCTTGCCTCGACACTCACAGACAGGCCGGGATGCATCGTCCTGGACATTCGCCTGCCCGACATGAATGGGCTGGATTTTCATGCTCGGCTAATCGATCTGGGTGTGTTGCTGCCGGTCATAATAATGACGGGACACGGCACCATTCCCATGACGGTGCGTGCAATGAAGCACGGCGCAGTGGATTTTCTACCAAAACCCTTCCAGGACCAGGACATGATAGATGCCGTCCTCGGCGCCATCGAGCGTGATCGACAGCGACGTCCCGTCCAGGATAAGGCCTCGCAGATACAGCAAAGGTTCGGAACGCTTACTCCTCGCGAGCAGGAGGTGATGCTGCTGGTGGCGGAGGGTAAGATGAACAAGCAGATCGCCGGAGATCTCGGGATCCGGGAGATTACCGTAAAAATTCATCGGGGCGTTGCAATGCGCAAGATGGCCGCGCACAGCCTGGCTGACCTCGTTCGGATGACCGAAGTGCTCAAATCCAAGGGGCGATCATAA
- a CDS encoding TetR/AcrR family transcriptional regulator — MSDNAKEAILAAARRTAQAHGYGGLNFRDIGAEVGIKAASIYHHFPGKAELGAAVARRYWEDTAANLEALSKADGNPKKALRAYPGLFRRSLEQDNRMCLCSFMAAEYDDLPDAVKTEVQAFADVNVAWLTRMLAAASVPASKREARARAIYAAVAGAQLMARSRADLKLFDALIESFRGSGLIPA, encoded by the coding sequence ATGAGCGACAATGCGAAGGAAGCGATCCTGGCTGCAGCGCGCAGGACAGCTCAGGCCCACGGGTATGGCGGGCTGAACTTCCGCGACATCGGAGCTGAAGTCGGCATCAAGGCTGCAAGCATCTATCACCACTTTCCAGGTAAGGCGGAGCTGGGTGCAGCGGTGGCGAGACGCTATTGGGAGGATACGGCGGCGAACCTCGAAGCTCTTTCAAAAGCGGACGGAAATCCAAAAAAGGCGCTCCGGGCCTATCCGGGACTTTTTCGTCGATCGCTCGAGCAGGACAATCGCATGTGCCTCTGCAGCTTCATGGCGGCCGAATATGATGATCTGCCTGACGCCGTGAAAACCGAGGTGCAGGCTTTCGCCGATGTCAACGTGGCTTGGCTGACCAGGATGCTCGCCGCGGCTTCAGTTCCCGCCAGCAAGCGTGAAGCAAGGGCGCGCGCGATCTACGCGGCCGTTGCCGGCGCGCAACTGATGGCGCGGAGCCGTGCGGACCTGAAACTCTTCGATGCGCTGATCGAAAGCTTTCGCGGATCAGGCTTGATCCCGGCTTGA
- a CDS encoding FAD-dependent monooxygenase has translation MANSAQMEAPVVIVGGGPVGIGLAIDLGLRGVRSIVVERHAELLPIPKGQNLTQRTLEHFYFWGAEDELRAARTIPRDYGIGGMTCYGTLLSGYAYDWLQRELVRPFYFTDNERLPQYATEAVLRRRAAQIPAIETLYGWTCEGIRQDEDGVSVGVIHRDGEGRILRAAYVVGCDGSRSTVRELAGINQTRSDHDRLMVLLVFRSTGLHRLLERYPGKSFYCVLDPELDGYWKFFGRVDLGTTWFFHAPVSATTRRDNFDFRRLLHEAAGAEFDVAFEHIGFWDLRFALADDYRAERVFIAGDAAHSHPPYGGYGVNSGLEDAVNLSWKLAATLQGWGGPGLLDSYGAERRPVFASTARDFIEKSILSDRDFLRKHDPGRDRADFEAAWRERQTGARAEVNAFEPHYAGSPIVSGPAGATSSAIGSHIYAARAGHHLTPQPLSSGMNVFEELGDGFTLIDLGTDDVASAFEAAASDLRIPLKLIRDSASDGRWKYQSRLILVRPDQFVAWAGDEAKSAAELLRRAVGQSTFHSEKI, from the coding sequence ATGGCCAACTCGGCTCAAATGGAGGCTCCCGTCGTCATCGTCGGCGGTGGGCCGGTCGGCATCGGACTTGCAATCGATCTTGGCTTGCGAGGCGTCCGCTCCATTGTGGTGGAACGCCACGCTGAGCTGCTGCCGATTCCGAAGGGACAAAACCTGACGCAGCGCACCCTCGAGCACTTCTATTTCTGGGGAGCGGAGGACGAATTGCGCGCCGCACGCACCATCCCGCGGGATTACGGCATCGGCGGCATGACATGCTACGGCACATTGCTCAGCGGTTACGCCTACGATTGGCTGCAGCGCGAGTTGGTTCGTCCCTTCTATTTCACCGACAACGAGCGGCTGCCGCAATACGCGACTGAAGCCGTACTACGACGGAGAGCGGCGCAGATCCCAGCGATCGAAACTCTCTACGGCTGGACCTGCGAGGGGATACGTCAGGACGAGGACGGCGTAAGCGTCGGCGTCATTCATCGCGACGGAGAAGGTCGAATCCTGCGCGCCGCCTATGTCGTGGGATGCGATGGCAGCCGCTCGACTGTGCGCGAACTCGCCGGCATCAACCAGACCCGATCCGACCATGATCGCTTGATGGTGCTCCTGGTGTTCCGTTCCACCGGCCTCCATCGTCTGCTGGAGCGCTATCCCGGAAAATCATTCTACTGCGTGCTGGATCCGGAGTTGGACGGCTACTGGAAGTTCTTCGGACGCGTCGATCTTGGCACGACGTGGTTCTTCCATGCCCCTGTGTCCGCGACCACGAGGCGTGACAACTTTGATTTCCGCCGACTGCTGCACGAAGCGGCGGGTGCCGAGTTCGACGTCGCGTTCGAACATATCGGCTTCTGGGACCTTCGCTTCGCGCTCGCCGACGACTATCGCGCAGAGCGCGTCTTCATTGCCGGTGACGCAGCGCATAGTCATCCGCCCTATGGCGGCTACGGCGTCAATAGCGGCCTGGAAGATGCGGTCAATCTATCCTGGAAGCTTGCGGCAACGCTGCAAGGCTGGGGTGGTCCCGGTCTGCTCGACAGTTACGGTGCGGAACGGCGGCCAGTGTTCGCCTCCACAGCGCGCGATTTCATCGAGAAGTCGATCCTCAGCGACCGCGACTTCCTCCGCAAGCACGATCCGGGGCGCGACCGCGCCGACTTCGAGGCGGCGTGGCGCGAGCGGCAGACCGGTGCGCGAGCTGAGGTGAACGCGTTTGAGCCGCACTATGCGGGCTCGCCCATCGTGTCGGGCCCCGCCGGGGCCACGAGCAGCGCCATCGGATCCCACATCTATGCGGCGCGCGCCGGGCATCATCTGACTCCACAGCCTTTATCTTCGGGCATGAACGTCTTCGAAGAACTGGGCGACGGCTTCACGCTGATCGATCTCGGGACGGACGACGTAGCATCGGCTTTCGAAGCGGCCGCTTCCGACCTCCGAATTCCTCTCAAGCTGATCAGGGATTCCGCGAGCGATGGGCGGTGGAAATATCAATCGCGCCTGATCCTGGTGCGGCCGGACCAGTTTGTCGCCTGGGCCGGCGACGAAGCCAAATCTGCTGCAGAATTGCTGCGACGTGCTGTCGGTCAATCCACATTTCATAGTGAAAAGATCTAA
- a CDS encoding DUF1656 domain-containing protein produces MNFVELNVYGVLISPLAAIMTVAFLVLILLRRFIAATGLSRHIWHPALFDVSLYLIILSSLVMATW; encoded by the coding sequence GTGAATTTCGTAGAACTTAATGTCTATGGCGTCTTGATATCGCCCCTGGCCGCGATCATGACGGTCGCTTTTCTGGTTCTCATCCTGCTGAGACGGTTCATCGCTGCGACGGGTTTGTCGCGTCACATCTGGCATCCCGCGCTCTTCGATGTGTCGCTCTATCTGATCATCTTGTCGTCCTTGGTTATGGCAACGTGGTGA
- a CDS encoding efflux RND transporter periplasmic adaptor subunit codes for MPTDVFDEKFEGPHDARAKKAEPSSVATEVADGPETSQDLSAVLPSRPRIRWLAVLTTIGIAIVASYATYIAWQNFMGTPWTRDATVRVYVVSMASEVSGRVVSLPVKDNQFVRAGDLLMKIDPRDYKIAVDLAQAKVDQASADLENKKILAARRLQLSTLAVSREEQGTFVTSAKMAEAALQQDRADLDRALTNLQRIEIRSPVNGWVTNLQTRVGDYADKGQRSLSIVDAGSFWIDGYFEETQVGQIKVGDPVKAKLMGYDEVIGGHVESVAHGININNAQPDSVGLAQVDPIFTWVRLAQRVPVRVALDQVPADIRLVAGMTATLQVETLAGCKPTFLRFLHISCRSMAGNINRWHL; via the coding sequence ATGCCTACTGACGTGTTCGACGAGAAGTTCGAGGGCCCGCACGATGCCCGCGCAAAGAAGGCGGAGCCATCTTCAGTCGCTACCGAGGTGGCCGATGGTCCGGAAACCTCCCAGGACCTGAGCGCAGTCTTGCCATCACGGCCGCGCATCCGGTGGCTCGCCGTGCTGACAACGATCGGAATCGCGATAGTTGCCAGCTACGCGACTTACATCGCCTGGCAGAACTTTATGGGTACCCCTTGGACCCGCGATGCGACGGTACGCGTCTACGTGGTCTCGATGGCGAGCGAAGTCTCCGGTCGCGTTGTCTCGCTGCCAGTGAAGGACAATCAGTTCGTTCGTGCTGGCGATTTGCTGATGAAAATTGATCCGCGCGACTACAAGATCGCCGTCGATCTGGCGCAGGCAAAGGTTGATCAGGCGAGTGCTGATCTTGAGAACAAGAAGATCTTGGCCGCGCGACGCCTTCAGTTAAGTACCCTTGCGGTCTCTCGCGAGGAGCAAGGCACCTTTGTCACGAGCGCGAAGATGGCCGAAGCAGCGCTCCAGCAAGATCGAGCGGACCTCGATCGTGCCCTAACCAATTTGCAGCGAATCGAAATACGGTCCCCTGTAAACGGCTGGGTCACGAATCTGCAAACTCGCGTCGGCGACTATGCCGACAAGGGGCAAAGAAGCCTCTCAATCGTGGACGCAGGCTCGTTTTGGATAGACGGCTATTTTGAGGAGACGCAAGTTGGTCAAATCAAGGTAGGTGATCCGGTCAAAGCCAAGTTAATGGGCTATGACGAGGTCATTGGCGGCCATGTTGAGAGTGTCGCGCACGGCATCAATATCAACAATGCGCAACCAGATTCCGTTGGCCTCGCGCAGGTCGACCCAATCTTTACCTGGGTTCGCCTAGCGCAGCGCGTTCCTGTTCGCGTAGCGCTGGACCAGGTGCCAGCCGACATCCGACTGGTGGCGGGAATGACGGCGACCCTCCAGGTTGAGACACTGGCGGGCTGCAAGCCGACCTTCCTCAGGTTTCTACACATCTCGTGCCGCTCAATGGCCGGGAATATCAACCGCTGGCATCTGTAA
- a CDS encoding amidase has protein sequence MTDDIVRMDATRISQLIARRELSPVEVMRAHLDRIAAVNPKLNAIVTLADGAMEGAERAEAAVRSGAQLGPLHGVPFTVKDGIDTAGVLTQRGSPIFRGRVPETDATVVARLKAAGAILIAKTNPPEFSYSIETDNLLTGQTNNPWNLDYTPGGSSGGESAAIAAGMSPLGVGSDLSISLRGPAAHTGIVGFKATHGRMPMTGHWPRVPRRFWHIGPMARSVRDVALAYSLMAGPDGADGFSISSPGLDTGVGTKSTRQLRVGWMASPGFFGPIDPEVVATVKAAAQALSSAGYHVEQVRLPVVEQTDANSVLWQLQQMESQPEFEKVTAGHEVEIFRHARLVLDAPDTPIADFVAAEQAIERLRDSFAEYFRRYDVLLCPVTPFPATRHGLNDVVVDGVTVSPFHVMSATSPFSLTGMPALSMRFGTSRDGLPIGVQVVSSWLAESTVLKVASLLEEVSPVRDLHPTI, from the coding sequence ATGACTGATGATATCGTTAGAATGGATGCCACCCGTATCTCCCAGCTCATTGCTCGACGGGAGCTTTCGCCCGTCGAGGTCATGCGGGCGCATCTCGACCGCATCGCGGCGGTCAATCCCAAGCTGAACGCGATCGTGACGCTGGCTGATGGCGCCATGGAAGGCGCAGAGAGGGCCGAGGCCGCAGTCAGGTCGGGCGCTCAGCTCGGCCCGCTCCATGGCGTTCCCTTTACGGTCAAGGATGGGATCGACACGGCGGGCGTGCTGACGCAGCGTGGTTCGCCCATTTTCAGAGGGCGTGTGCCTGAAACTGACGCCACCGTTGTGGCTAGGCTGAAAGCCGCCGGCGCTATCCTGATTGCAAAGACGAACCCTCCCGAATTCTCCTATTCGATCGAAACGGATAATCTCCTGACGGGCCAGACCAACAACCCCTGGAACCTCGACTACACGCCGGGCGGATCGAGCGGCGGTGAATCCGCCGCCATCGCGGCGGGCATGTCGCCACTCGGTGTGGGCAGCGATCTCTCGATCTCATTGCGCGGGCCGGCGGCGCATACCGGTATCGTTGGCTTCAAAGCCACTCACGGGCGAATGCCGATGACAGGTCATTGGCCCCGGGTGCCACGTCGCTTCTGGCACATCGGTCCGATGGCACGGTCGGTTCGCGACGTAGCGCTGGCTTATTCCTTGATGGCAGGCCCCGACGGTGCCGACGGCTTCTCGATCAGCTCGCCCGGCCTCGATACAGGCGTTGGCACGAAATCGACCCGTCAGCTTCGCGTGGGCTGGATGGCCTCTCCGGGCTTCTTCGGGCCCATCGATCCGGAAGTGGTCGCGACGGTGAAGGCAGCGGCGCAGGCGTTGAGCAGTGCTGGCTACCACGTCGAACAGGTCCGGTTGCCAGTGGTGGAGCAGACCGATGCCAACAGTGTCCTCTGGCAGCTTCAACAGATGGAAAGCCAACCCGAGTTCGAGAAGGTCACTGCCGGCCACGAGGTCGAGATCTTCAGGCACGCCAGACTGGTTCTTGATGCACCAGATACGCCGATCGCCGACTTCGTCGCCGCCGAGCAGGCCATAGAGCGCCTTCGCGACAGCTTCGCCGAATACTTCAGGCGCTACGATGTGCTGCTCTGCCCGGTAACCCCGTTCCCCGCGACCAGGCATGGTCTCAACGACGTCGTGGTCGATGGCGTCACGGTTTCGCCGTTCCACGTGATGAGCGCGACATCACCGTTCAGCCTGACGGGAATGCCCGCTCTCTCGATGCGATTCGGAACGAGCCGCGACGGTCTTCCGATCGGTGTGCAAGTCGTCTCGTCCTGGCTGGCGGAATCGACGGTGCTCAAGGTCGCCTCGCTCCTCGAGGAGGTGAGCCCGGTTCGCGACCTTCATCCGACTATCTGA
- a CDS encoding sensor histidine kinase — MGTRQASKHAMLSLNDIVEDSMVFLRHELQAKSTSVSLDLALAPPRVLGDRTQLQQVVLNLAINAVQAMAQSGVERRCILIRTVQLDHETVCCIVEDSGPGIDPTRIPRLFDTFFTTKDTGMGLGLSISRSIIEAHGGCIRAENGSGLGGARFTFDLPVANAFDVTSCGTSHPG, encoded by the coding sequence ATGGGAACCCGGCAAGCATCCAAGCATGCCATGCTGTCGCTCAACGATATTGTCGAGGACTCTATGGTTTTTCTCCGCCATGAGTTACAGGCCAAGAGTACCTCTGTTTCTCTTGATCTGGCACTCGCACCCCCTCGCGTATTAGGCGACCGTACCCAGCTCCAGCAGGTGGTCTTGAACCTGGCCATTAACGCGGTGCAGGCGATGGCGCAGTCCGGGGTAGAGCGCCGCTGCATTCTTATTCGAACCGTGCAGCTCGATCATGAAACGGTGTGCTGCATTGTCGAGGACAGCGGTCCAGGAATCGATCCGACTCGCATACCCCGTCTTTTTGATACGTTCTTCACGACCAAGGACACTGGCATGGGATTGGGTTTGTCGATCTCCCGGTCCATTATAGAGGCACATGGCGGTTGCATTCGAGCGGAAAACGGTTCCGGTTTGGGCGGAGCCCGGTTCACTTTTGACCTGCCTGTCGCTAATGCGTTCGATGTGACCTCTTGTGGGACATCTCATCCTGGCTGA
- a CDS encoding FUSC family protein, giving the protein MTMSSRYDFPTFASRAWKRIKPGLVHGLTMTASVFLALYIAFELQIDDPSWAGVSAGHTILPALGSSLNKALYRVIGTVIGAAATVVLTAMFPQSRLGFLTGVVVWVSACGFIAVFFKNFRAYAAMLAGYTMAIIASDTVGTPDKVFEVAIARSAAIIIGVLCATLVQGLSDFGSARHKLTDGFAEIVADIQKTFVGWVANPRTGTATKALQSVIKRIAALDTVLDDAVGESSELRRRSAILHQATVAMFGAVSSWCTLEAYLARGSAGEMRATLNAVQIVVAPTPAGRTWADLRDDWAKRAMELGQLPSRDISVRVVADAAGEVALRLSDAANGLVLLTDPARAIASRQQVCQPIAQVGPAFINALRVAASTSAAVLLWIATAWPNGLSAITFAALIPLRMSGRPPQVASGFFFGSILAAVAAAIVQFAVLPNHDSFLALTILAGAVLTIFAAMSQISDSWGIFRPAAVMYLPLLSLSNELSVDTIAFINNAVGILAGCAFGALAFRLLPNIDAATQSLRLRELMWRDLRTLAAHAQDTHSLNRWREVTFARLLALPASATAASFEHIHMIYEVGFCIGQIGRWGKPRQITSIANAIVALIRGEITLARQMLRGLDDTRVFNPTDQAALRTQGAIRGLRQRIEAHAAAPIGRGLS; this is encoded by the coding sequence ATGACGATGTCCAGCCGCTACGACTTCCCCACGTTCGCATCGCGTGCTTGGAAGCGCATCAAGCCCGGGCTCGTTCATGGGCTGACCATGACGGCCTCGGTGTTCCTGGCGCTGTACATCGCTTTCGAGTTGCAGATCGACGATCCGTCCTGGGCTGGCGTATCCGCAGGTCATACCATCCTTCCCGCTCTTGGGTCTTCGCTGAATAAGGCACTCTATCGGGTCATAGGCACGGTGATCGGAGCCGCCGCAACGGTCGTGTTAACTGCCATGTTTCCTCAAAGCCGCTTGGGCTTTCTGACGGGCGTGGTGGTGTGGGTCTCAGCATGCGGCTTTATTGCAGTATTCTTCAAGAACTTCAGGGCCTACGCGGCGATGCTGGCCGGATATACGATGGCGATCATCGCCTCGGACACCGTTGGCACACCCGATAAGGTATTTGAGGTTGCGATCGCTCGTTCGGCCGCGATCATCATCGGAGTTCTCTGCGCCACCCTCGTTCAAGGACTGAGCGACTTTGGCAGCGCGCGCCACAAGTTGACGGACGGATTTGCAGAGATCGTCGCCGACATCCAAAAGACTTTCGTCGGCTGGGTCGCAAATCCCAGAACTGGCACAGCAACGAAAGCATTGCAAAGTGTCATCAAGCGCATTGCTGCGCTTGACACTGTTCTGGACGATGCAGTTGGTGAATCTTCCGAGCTGCGCCGGCGGTCCGCCATCCTGCATCAGGCGACGGTGGCGATGTTCGGCGCGGTATCCTCATGGTGCACCCTTGAGGCGTACTTGGCGCGTGGATCGGCCGGGGAGATGCGCGCAACGTTGAACGCCGTCCAAATTGTCGTAGCACCCACGCCAGCCGGGCGCACCTGGGCCGATTTGCGGGACGATTGGGCCAAGCGCGCGATGGAACTCGGGCAGTTACCGTCACGCGACATTTCCGTGAGAGTTGTCGCGGACGCCGCCGGCGAGGTCGCTTTGCGCTTGAGCGATGCGGCAAATGGCCTGGTCTTGCTGACCGATCCCGCGCGGGCGATCGCATCCCGACAACAAGTCTGCCAGCCTATTGCGCAGGTCGGACCCGCTTTTATCAACGCGCTGCGGGTAGCAGCCTCAACCAGCGCCGCCGTCCTGCTTTGGATCGCGACAGCCTGGCCGAACGGACTATCCGCCATCACGTTTGCAGCTCTTATTCCGCTGCGGATGTCTGGGCGCCCGCCACAGGTGGCCTCGGGCTTCTTTTTCGGTTCGATCCTGGCTGCCGTCGCCGCGGCGATCGTACAATTCGCAGTGCTCCCGAACCACGACTCGTTCCTCGCGCTTACCATCCTTGCGGGGGCCGTCCTGACAATCTTTGCGGCGATGTCGCAGATCAGCGATTCCTGGGGGATCTTTAGACCCGCAGCTGTTATGTATCTACCTCTGCTGTCACTGAGCAACGAGCTCAGCGTCGACACGATCGCTTTCATCAACAACGCGGTTGGCATCCTAGCTGGATGCGCATTCGGAGCGCTAGCCTTCCGTCTTCTCCCGAATATCGATGCCGCAACTCAGTCGCTGCGATTGCGTGAACTTATGTGGCGCGATCTGCGCACCCTCGCTGCACACGCGCAGGACACCCATTCTCTGAACCGATGGCGAGAAGTGACCTTCGCTCGGTTGCTTGCCTTGCCAGCATCGGCGACAGCGGCAAGCTTCGAGCACATTCACATGATCTACGAGGTTGGCTTCTGCATCGGCCAGATTGGACGTTGGGGTAAACCACGTCAGATCACGTCAATAGCTAACGCGATCGTTGCCCTAATCCGTGGCGAGATCACCTTGGCTCGTCAGATGTTGCGAGGCCTCGACGATACCCGAGTGTTCAATCCAACGGACCAGGCCGCACTGCGCACACAAGGAGCCATCCGCGGCCTGCGGCAACGCATCGAGGCCCATGCGGCTGCGCCGATCGGCAGGGGCCTCTCGTGA